The Fontisubflavum oceani genomic interval GGCGGTCGAATACCCAGTCCTGCCGGGTCTCGCCGGGCTTGGTGAACAGCCGATTTCCCAAGATATCGAACCAAAAGAGCTGCCCCAAGCGCGGATGCCAAAGCGGCCCCTCGCCAAGCAGATTCCGATGGTCGTCAAAGACCTCTGCCGTCATGCCACCGCCTCGTCATAAGCCGCCACGATCTCTGCGGCCCGCGCGGTCACATCCGCGACGCTCAGGCCGGGCGTATAGATGCCGGTGCCCAGGCCGAACCCATCGGCGCTGGCCGCGATCCAGTCGGCGAAGTTCTTCGGGCCGACGCCGCCCACCATATAGACCTGCGTACCAATCGGCAGCACAGCCCGGAGCGCTTTCAGACCTTCGATCCCCATCAAATGGCTTGGGAAGATTTTCAATCCATCCGCACCGGCCTTCAATGCGGCAAAGCATTCCGAGGGCGTCAGAACTCCGGGAAAGCTCTGCATCCGAGCCGCTTTCGTCGCCGCAATCACCTCGGAATCGAAATTAGGCGACACGATCAGGCGCCCGCCGACACCGGCGACATGGGCCACATCCTGACGGGTCAAAACCGTCCCCGCGCCGATCAACGCGTCCTGGCCGAAGCTCTGCACCATCACCGCGATGCTATCCAGCGGGTCGGGTGAATTCAGCGGCACCTCGATCCGGTCGATCCCCGCCTCGATCAGCGCGGCCGCGACCGGCGCGGCCTCCGCCGGGGTAATGCCGCGCAAAATGGCGATCAGAGGTCGGCTCATGCAGTTGTCTCCGAAATGGTGGTATAGGCCCGGCCAAGGCCGATCCGTGTGAGGGGCCCCGCATCCAAAACCCGCGCGGATACGCCTTGCGCCTGAAGGGCATCGCCGTAGAGCGCGGCCAGCGCCGGCGCACCGGCGACAACCACTTCCTGCCCCAACCAATAGGGCCGCGCGGCGGCCAGCTCCGCGCCGATAAGCTCGCCGGAGAGCTGCGATCGGGCCGCCTCAGGGGTCAGCCCCTGCAACACGCCCTCGGCCCGAATGGCAAACAGCCGCTGCGCCAGACGTTCGGGTCGCGACAGGGCGTCCGCAACAGCGCTTTCAAAACGCGCTTGATCAAACCCCTCGTCGGCAATCCCATGCCGCAGCACACTTTCCTCCGAGATCAAGCGGAACAGCTCGCCGGTCAAAAATGTCTGGAAACTGACAATTTCGCCGGCGCTGATATGGACCCATTTGGTGTGGGTCCCAGGCAGGCACAGAATGCCATCAAACCCTGGCTCTTCTACAAGAAATCCCGCGATCTGGGTTTCTTCGCCGCGCATCACATCGGCTGGTTTCGCCTGGCTCACCCCCGGCATAATGAACAATCGGATACGCCCATCCTGCGTCGCCACTGGCACAGGCTGCAAAGCGCCCGGGGCACAAGGCACGGCGCGATAGGGAACCTCGGCCCAGCCTTGGCGGGACCCAACCATACCGCAGGCCACCACCGGAACCGGCACCGACCCCAGCCAGGGCGCCACCAGTTTCAACAGCGCCGGTTCAAACCCGTCGCGAGCCAGCCCGCCCATCCCGTCATCGGAGGCCGCCTCGGCGCGGATCGTTCCATCCGCCGCCATCGCCCAGACGCGCAGGCGCGACGTGCCCCAATCGACTGCGATCCAATCGGCATATGCAGCCCCGGCGCTCATCCGGAGAACACCACGCCGCCATCAATGACCATCACTTGGCCCGTCATCATCCGGCTCGCATCGGAGGCCAAAAACAACGTCCCACCGACGATATCGCGGGGCGCCAGATGCTCTTTCAAACACTGCTTGTCCATATGCGCGGCCAGGTCCTCGGGGCTTGCCCATAACTCGAGCTGCTTATCGGTCAAAACCCAGCCCGGCAGCAACGCGTTGGCGCGGATTTTGTCGGGCCCAAACTCGCGCGCCAAGCTGCGCGTCATCGCCGTAATGCCGCCATTGGCGCTGGTGTAAGACGGGTAGCCCGCATTGCCCATCATATAGGACACCGAGGAGAAATTCACGATCGCGCCGCCGCCCGCGTTGCGCATGCCTTGCACCACGGCTTGGCAGGCGAAGAAATAGGCTTTGAGGTTAATCGCTTGCGACCAATCCCAGAACTCTTCGGTGACCTCTTCGGTCTTGTGCCGTTTGTCATTAGCGGCATTGTTGACCAACACGGTCACCGGCCCATGCGCGTCCGACGCCTCCGCGATAGAGGACTTGAGCCGCGCGATATCGGTGATGTCACAGGGCAAAAACAGCGGACGATTGCCCGTTTCCGCCTCCATCCTCGTCACGAAATCAGACGCATCCGAACGCTGTACGAAGGCAACCTTCGCGCCCTGACGCAAGAAGCCTTCGGTCAGCGATGACCCAATCCCCGACCCGCCGCCGGTGATGAAAACCGACGCGCCGTTCAGGTCGGGATAAACCGGGTCACTCATGCGGCTCTCCGATCGCGGCACCAGTCGGGCAGCATCGCGCCATGGGCGGCGATCAGGTCATCGACCAAGCTCCGGATTTGTCGCAAATCCAACTCGGCCGCCGTGTGCGGATCCATATAAGCCGCGTGGTAGATGTGTTCGCGGTTCTCTTCGGTGAGCGCCTTCACGACCAGTTCCTGCACATTGATCTGGCTCCGCATCAACGCGGTGAGCTGCGGCGGGATATCATCAATCAGCTTTGGCTGAAGCCCGTTGCCATCGACCAGCGTTGGGGTCTCTACCGCCGCGCCGTTCGGAAGCTGCGGCATCTGCCCCCGGTTCGGCAGGTTCGCCGTGATCGTGATCGGGCTGTCTGTGACCATGGCATTCATGATCTCGGCGGCGAATTCATGGCTTTTGCTGACCTCAACCGTCTCCGCCGCGCGATAGCTCTCGGCCTGCGCTGACCAATCGGCCATCTGCTCTTCGCAGCGCTTGGGATACTCATCCAGCGGGATGCCAAATTCTTCGATCAGATCACCCCGGCCATCCTTGATGAACCAAGGCACATATTCCGCAAAATGCTCGGAGCTTTCGGTGCAGAAATAGCCCAGATGCTCCATCACCTCATAACGCACCTTGTTGGGGCAGCGCAGGTTCATCAATGGCGCTTTCGGCAAGCGCCCGGCGCGATATCCATCCCGCAAGGCGGGATAGAGGTCACGGCCCTGATGTTCGAGCTTCAGGAAAAAGGCCACATGGTTGATGCCAGCCACCCGGTGTCGAATCTCCTCGACCGGCAGGTCGAGATCATGCGCCATCTCCTCAACTGTGCTTTGCACCGAGTGACACAAGCCCGCTTGGTTGACATGCGGATAGCGCTCAGCCAGGGCCCATGTGTTGATCGCCATCGGATTGACGTATTGCATGAGCAGCGCGTTGGGGCAGAGCCGCGCCATATCCTCGGCCACGGCCCAAAGATGCGGCACGGTGCGCAGCCCCCGCATGATCCCGCCGACGCCCAATGTGTCGGCAATCGTCTGCCGCAGCCCGTATTTGCGCGGGATGTCAAAATCGATGACGGTCGAGGGGCGATAGCCGCCGATTTGAAATGCGGTGACCACGAAATCGGCGCCGTCCAATGCGCGGGCGCGGTCTGTGGTTGCCTCCACCATGGCACTGGCACCCATGGTCTGGATCATCTTCCGCGCGACCAAGGCGGATTCCTCCAACCGCACCGGGTCAATATCCATAAGCGAGATCTGCGCATCCGCCAGGCTTGGAAAATGCAACATGTCTCCCACGATATTCTTCATGAAAATCGTGGACCCTGCGCCAATAAAGGCAAGCTTCGTCATCGTTGGTATCCGTATGTGTTGCTCGTTATTTCACCGCACCGAGGGTCAGACCCGCGATGAAGTGTCTCTGCATCAGGAAGAAGATCGCCACCGGCGGGATCGCCGCCACGATGCTTCCTGCACTCATCAGATGGTACTGTGCCACGAACTGGCTATTGAACTGCGTTATCCCAGCGGTCACCGGCTGCGCATCGGGGCCTTGGGTCAACACGATCGCCCAGAAATAGTCGTTCCAGATGAAGGTGAAGATCAAGACAGCCAAAGCTGCGATGGCGGGCCGCATCAAGGGCAGGACGACGTACCAGAAGATCCGCCATTCCGCGACGCCTTCGACCCGCGCCGCCTCGATCAACTCATAGGGCAGCGCGCGGATGAAGTTCCGCATAAAGAGCGTACAGAACCCGGTCTGGAACGCGATATGGAAGAGGACCAGGCCGAGCTTCGTGTCATAAAGCCCCATATCCACCGTCAGATCCCGCACCGGCACCATCAAAATCTGGAACGGCACGAAATTCCCCGCGATGAACATGAAGAAGATCAAGAGGTTGCCGCGGAACCGGTAAATCCCGAGCGCGAAACCCGTCATGCAGCTCAACGCGACGGCGCCGATCACGGTTGGCACGGTGATCAGGATCGAGTTCACCAGGTATTGCGGCATGTCGGATTCGAAGAAGACCCGCCCATAATTCGCAACAAGGTCGAAGGAGGACGGCACGCCCCAATAGTTGCCATTGGTGAAATCGGCGAAGGGGCGGATCGAGAAGATCATCACCGCGATCAATGGCGCGAGCCACATGATAAGCGCCAGCGGCAAGAGCGATTGATAGGTCAGTTGCGCCGCGCGGGAGCGTTTTTCGATCGGTGTCGGAAACATATCTGAGGCCCTCCCTTAGCGCCGCGCTTCGCGTTCTTCTTGGTACATCGACCAAAGGAAGTACCCGATGAAG includes:
- a CDS encoding 2-dehydro-3-deoxy-6-phosphogalactonate aldolase, whose amino-acid sequence is MSRPLIAILRGITPAEAAPVAAALIEAGIDRIEVPLNSPDPLDSIAVMVQSFGQDALIGAGTVLTRQDVAHVAGVGGRLIVSPNFDSEVIAATKAARMQSFPGVLTPSECFAALKAGADGLKIFPSHLMGIEGLKALRAVLPIGTQVYMVGGVGPKNFADWIAASADGFGLGTGIYTPGLSVADVTARAAEIVAAYDEAVA
- a CDS encoding 2-dehydro-3-deoxygalactonokinase: MSAGAAYADWIAVDWGTSRLRVWAMAADGTIRAEAASDDGMGGLARDGFEPALLKLVAPWLGSVPVPVVACGMVGSRQGWAEVPYRAVPCAPGALQPVPVATQDGRIRLFIMPGVSQAKPADVMRGEETQIAGFLVEEPGFDGILCLPGTHTKWVHISAGEIVSFQTFLTGELFRLISEESVLRHGIADEGFDQARFESAVADALSRPERLAQRLFAIRAEGVLQGLTPEAARSQLSGELIGAELAAARPYWLGQEVVVAGAPALAALYGDALQAQGVSARVLDAGPLTRIGLGRAYTTISETTA
- a CDS encoding SDR family NAD(P)-dependent oxidoreductase, whose protein sequence is MSDPVYPDLNGASVFITGGGSGIGSSLTEGFLRQGAKVAFVQRSDASDFVTRMEAETGNRPLFLPCDITDIARLKSSIAEASDAHGPVTVLVNNAANDKRHKTEEVTEEFWDWSQAINLKAYFFACQAVVQGMRNAGGGAIVNFSSVSYMMGNAGYPSYTSANGGITAMTRSLAREFGPDKIRANALLPGWVLTDKQLELWASPEDLAAHMDKQCLKEHLAPRDIVGGTLFLASDASRMMTGQVMVIDGGVVFSG
- the melA gene encoding alpha-glucosidase/alpha-galactosidase, encoding MTKLAFIGAGSTIFMKNIVGDMLHFPSLADAQISLMDIDPVRLEESALVARKMIQTMGASAMVEATTDRARALDGADFVVTAFQIGGYRPSTVIDFDIPRKYGLRQTIADTLGVGGIMRGLRTVPHLWAVAEDMARLCPNALLMQYVNPMAINTWALAERYPHVNQAGLCHSVQSTVEEMAHDLDLPVEEIRHRVAGINHVAFFLKLEHQGRDLYPALRDGYRAGRLPKAPLMNLRCPNKVRYEVMEHLGYFCTESSEHFAEYVPWFIKDGRGDLIEEFGIPLDEYPKRCEEQMADWSAQAESYRAAETVEVSKSHEFAAEIMNAMVTDSPITITANLPNRGQMPQLPNGAAVETPTLVDGNGLQPKLIDDIPPQLTALMRSQINVQELVVKALTEENREHIYHAAYMDPHTAAELDLRQIRSLVDDLIAAHGAMLPDWCRDRRAA
- a CDS encoding carbohydrate ABC transporter permease, with amino-acid sequence MFPTPIEKRSRAAQLTYQSLLPLALIMWLAPLIAVMIFSIRPFADFTNGNYWGVPSSFDLVANYGRVFFESDMPQYLVNSILITVPTVIGAVALSCMTGFALGIYRFRGNLLIFFMFIAGNFVPFQILMVPVRDLTVDMGLYDTKLGLVLFHIAFQTGFCTLFMRNFIRALPYELIEAARVEGVAEWRIFWYVVLPLMRPAIAALAVLIFTFIWNDYFWAIVLTQGPDAQPVTAGITQFNSQFVAQYHLMSAGSIVAAIPPVAIFFLMQRHFIAGLTLGAVK